The Cynocephalus volans isolate mCynVol1 chromosome 12, mCynVol1.pri, whole genome shotgun sequence sequence AGCATTATTCTTTAGAGAAAAGCTTTATCTGCAAAGAGCCACTGTTAGGATAAAAATACATGATCGGGGAGAAGTAACATGCTAACTCATCAGCACACATAAAACCTAACCAGTACGTTAGCAATAGTATATATTTGTACAGATTTCATCATATTAGCTCAGAATATAATATAGAAAAGGTATATTTTTGacagagggggtgggggtgggaatgaaGGAGGCAAGATGAGTTGCTAGAGTgagaaatactaaaaacaaacTGCATCTATTTCACAAATTGGCTTAGATCTGATCTTTAGATTGTTAACACTATATCAAAATAGTCTCAAAGAGAATGCAGAAGTAAAGCATCAATCCTGAGGAGGCTGCATTGATCTTAGATCTAACGCCGTACCTTAGAAGGTTCAGCATTCACTAAATACACACTCGTGGCGATCCCTACAGCCAGTGGCCTTCTCTCCCCTTACAAGGACAGAGCTGAAGATCAGGTCAGAGTGACCGTCCATCAAAGTCTGACCTTCTTACACACCCACTGTAAAAGAACTTCACAGCTGGAGGCTTGGAGACCAATTCTGTTGATGGTACCACACTTCTGTACGAAGCTATTAGAAGTAATCctgtaagaaatgagaaaagtcaATCACTTAAGGCAACATGCACGGTAAAGAAGTTAAAAGGCATGAAAGGATAAAAAGTGAACACATTCTTTCTCCCTATTCAGGCCCCTCAGCTcccaaaacagaagaataaaaattgttCGCTGGCCTCATTTAAAATGTCATCCttttttaatcttgtttttgttttttggctctTACCCACTGTTCATTCCCTTCCTGCTCACTGTTTCCTCTCCTTTTCACTGTTTCTCCTCCTCTGCTCTCTGTTATCCTTGATCTATTTCCCAAGCCAAAtaatttttctccccttttctattttttttttctgacccttactcttttttgtttgtttgttttgaagcCCTTTACCTTGATGAGTTTAGAGCTGATCCATCTTCCCACCTCCAGCCAGAATTGTCCCTCAGACCAATCCAGCGAAAGTCGTCATTGAGAAAACATTTGAACTGGTTCTGAAGGAGAGATTGAAGATGATGAAAAAAGGTAAGCAAGATGCAGAAAACCAAGGAAGAGATTCAGTGTCCTGGTCAAACAATTACTCCTTAAACCCTCTCTCATCACCACTGTtaggactgaatgtttgtgttccccctaaattcatatgttgaagccctagccACCAATGTGATAGTGTCCGGAGGTGAAGCCTTTAGGAGGTAATggggtttagatgaggtcatgggggtggagccccatgatgggattagtgtccttataagaagagaaagaccaGAGATCTCTGTCTACCAAGTGAGGACACAAAAGAAAGGCAGCTGTCCACAAACAGGAAGAGGATCCCTACCAGGAACcaaccaaatctgccagcaccttgatcttggacttcccagcctccagaatttgGAGAtagatgtctgttgtttaagccacccagtctatggtattttgttatagcagcccaagcaaactaacTAACCCCTCTTCAATTTCTAATTTGTTGATTGCAGAGAAGAGCAGCTTC is a genomic window containing:
- the KLRG1 gene encoding killer cell lectin-like receptor subfamily G member 1 isoform X2, which gives rise to MILLLYRWIPYQGSNSSTCASCPSCPDFWTRYGNHCYYFSVEKKDWNSSLEFCLAKGSHLLVFIDDQEMNQFKCFLNDDFRWIGLRDNSGWRWEDGSALNSSRITSNSFVQKCGTINRIGLQASSCEVLLQWVCKKVRL